In Nitrospirota bacterium, the genomic window CCCCATGACTACTTCTCCTTCAAGACCTTGAGAGAGGCACGCGATACCTTTGAACGCGATTTTATCCTGAAAAAATTGCAGGAGAACAACTGGAATATATCCAGGACAGCAGAGGTGCTGCAGATTGAAAGGAGTAATCTCCACAGAAAAATAAAGGCCTTCGGTCTTTCACAGTAGCAGGTTTCGGGATTGCCGCTAGCGGAATGGAAAGGGACAGGGACACAGAGTTTTCACTCATTCTCGACAGACATCCTGTCTGTCTCCGAGGTAATTATCACATCTCACCATCCGGGTGAGACAAAAGTGATAATTAAATCCGTTCAAACTCTGTATCCCTGCCCCTTTCGAATTATCGACCGGTTTTCTGACGGCAATCCCTGTGCTATTGGTCAAGCTCCTGTGATTATGCTATAATTACAGGCAGTCCCTGCTCTGCGGGGTATATAGTGCGAAAACATTGATGGAGAGGTGCCCGAGTGGTTGAAGGGGCACGACTGGAAATCGTGTGTAGGGTTACCTACCGAGGGTTCGAATCCCTCCCTCTCCGCCAGATAAGAATATATTGCCTGGCCGCAGTCTTTAATGCTATCTGCGTATATCTGCGTTAATCTGCGGCACGATTAAAGTCCTGTCTCCTGAATGCAGTCGGGCAGCAGCCCTGCGCACGGGAAGAATGTGAATTCCGCCAGGTCCGGAAGGAAGCAACGGTAAGCATCTCAACCCGGTGCCGCAGTAAGTTGTTGCCTGGCTGCATTGAGAAGACAGGCTTACAATATCAACGTATAACCAATAATTTATGAGCTACATTGTCCTTGCAAGAAAGTGGAGACCTGATACCTTTGACGAGCTTGTCGGTCAGAAGACCATAAGCACTATCCTCAAGAACGCCATCTCCCAGGAAAGGATCGCCCATGCCTATCTCTTCTCCGGCCCCAGGGGTGTGGGAAAGACCTCTGCGGCGAGGATACTTGCAAAGGCCCTCAACTGTGCAGAAGGCCCGACCCCGCAGCCATGCGGGAAGTGCGAATTCTGCACGTCTGTTGCTGACGGACATGCTGTTGATGTTATGGAGATCGACGGGGCGTCCAACAACAGTGTGGAGGATATAAGAGACCTCAGGGAGAGGGTCAAGTATGCCCCATCCGCGGGGAGATACAAGATATACATTATTGATGAGGTCCACATGCTCAGTCAGTCGGCCTTTAATGCGCTTTTGAAAACCCTTGAAGAGCCGCCCCCTCATATAGTCTTTGTCCTGGCTACCACTGCCTCACAGAAGATCCCTGTTACTGTACTGTCGAGGTGCCAGCATCTCTCATTCAAGAGGGTGTCCTTTACGGAGATGAAAGAACATATAATGCATATAACCTCAGAAGAGGGTATAGGGATATCCGGGCAGGCAGTGGATATGATTGTCAGGGCAGCAGATGGAAGCATGAGGGATGCCCTCACACTTCTTGATCAGCTGTCAGCCTTTTCAGCACAGATAACAGACACTGATGTCCGGGACCTTTTGGGAGTAACGGACGTTGACAGGATTATAAAGATGACGGATGCCCTTCTTGGGGGTGACCGTAAGGAGATTATCTCTCTGGTTGACAGGCTATATGATTCAGGCACGGACTTCAGGGCATTTACAAGGGAGTTCCTGCAGTTTGTCCGGACACTGCTCATATCAAAAATCACCTCCTCTGCAGACGACGCCAGCCTTTCGGATATTGAGAAGGATTTTATAGCAAAGACCCTCCCTTCCGTGACTGAAGAAGAGCTGACCCTGCTGCTGTCTGAGGCCATAAAGATAGAGACGGATGTGCGGAATGCCTTTTCCCCGAGGATTGCCCTTGAGGTTGGGCTCATCAAGGTATCGCTGCTGAGTTCGCTGAGACCTGTAGGAGATATAATAAAGCGCATCCAGGGACTTGAGGCGACATCACGTCCAGCCCCCGTATCCCTCCCGAAAGCCTCACCGGAGAAATTGCCGGAAGTATTGCCGGAAAAATTACCTGAAGTATCGCCGGATTACCGGATGGACAATACGGAAGTGCCGGCACTTAAGGTCCGGGAGGTAAGCGAGGACGGTCCGGTGGATGAGGGGATGTGGGACAAGGTATTGTCAACGCTCGGGGAGCAGGATCACATACTTGCCTCCAAGCTAAAACATGCAGAGCCTGTTGTGAAGGCGGGCAAACTCATCCTGGCCTTTAACGGAGGACACAGCATCCATTCCGAATCCGTTAAAAAGAATCTGGAGGGGCTGAAGACAGTTCTCAGGGATTCCGGAGACCCTCTTCTGGGGGGAGTTAGGGGCATTGATGTAGTGCAGAGGTCAAAAAAAAAGAGTGAAAACGGCCGGTTACTTGTAACCCCTGAGGAAGAAAAGGTTATGAAGGTCTTTGGGGGCAGAATTATAGATAAAAGGAGGACGGATGTCTAAGAAAATGCTTGGAGACATAATGAAACAGGCCCAGAAGCTTCAGGCCGAGATGGCGAAGGTTCAGGAAGAGGCCAAAAGCAAAACAGTTGAGGCCGCTGCCGGCGGAGGTATGGTAACAGCGGTGGCCAATGGTGCCGGGGAGATCGTGTCGATAAAGATCGACCGTGAGGTTGTCAATCCCGACGATGTGGAGATGCTGGAGGACCTGATAGTGGCTGCAAGCAATGAAGCCCTTAGACGGGCACAGGAGATGGTCCAGTCCGAGATGTCCCGGCTTACCGGCGGACTCAAGCTGCCGGGGATGGGCGGGCTTGGAGACCTTTTTGGTAAATGAGGGGAATCATTGAAAACCTTACAGAGGAACTGACCCGGCTGCCGGGAATAGGCAGAAGAACCGCTCAGAGGCTGGCCTATTTTATACTCTCCATGCCTGAAAAAGATGCCAGGGCGATTGCCGGGGCGATTATAGATGTTAAGGAGAAGGCGAGGTTCTGCAGGGAATGTTTCAATATCACAGACGAGGAACTCTGCACTATCTGCAGGGATGAATCACGTGAACGTGAAAGCCTCTGTGTGGTGGAAGAACCAAGCAATATCGCTGTTATCGAGAGGACTAATTTCTTCAGGGGCCGCTACCATGTCCTGCTCGGCTCACTCTCTCCCATTGACGGCATTACCCCTGAGAGGCTGAAGCTGAAGGAGCTGAAAGAGAGGATTGAAAACTCCGGGGTTCAGGAAGTGATAATAGCCACAAACCCAAACACAAGGGGTGAGATGACGGCCAGGTATATAAAAGAGCTGCTTGCCCCTTACAATGTAAAAGTAACGAGGATTGCCTACGGTCTTCCCATGGGTGGAGATATCGAGTATGCAGATGAGGTAACCCTGGGAAAGGCCCTGGAGGGAAGGAGAGAGCTCCTGTAAAATGTTGAGACCTGCCTGTTAATTCGCATCCTTACTGAATCCTCTTTTTAAACCGTAAAGAGCTTAAGGTGACAACACCTATACTGAGCAGGAAAAGCGATAACGTCTGAGGCCAGAGAATATCCATGCCGCTGCCCTTTAAAAAAATTCCCCTGATGATTACAAGAAAATACCTGAGGGGATTGATATACGTTCCGTATTGTATGACCTGAGGCATGTTCTCAATGGGAAACATGAACCCGGAGAGGAGCACAGCCGGTATATAGAAAAGGAATGTTGCCATCATGGCCTGCTGTTGTGTTCTTGATATGGTGGATATGAGAAGTCCCATTCCGAGGACGGAAAGCAGATAGACTGCTGTGTTAAGTGCAAGCCAGAGCAGAGAACCCTCAATCGGAATATGAAACCAGAACACGGCCACTGTTGTGACAACAAGCATGTCGAAGAATCCTATGGCGGCAAAGGGGATGGTCTTGCCGAGCATGAGCTCTATGGGCCGTAGAGGGGTGACCATCAGCTGCTCCATTGTCCCGATCTCCCACTCCCTTACCACGGCCATGGAGGTGAGCAACAGACAGGTAAGCATGATAACGATGGCTATGACGCCGGGGACATTGTAGTTTCTGCTTCTCAGGTCAGGGTTATACCATGCCCGCGCGCGAAGGTCGATCGTTGGGGTTCCGGTTTCGATGTTCCTGCTTAAATCACCGGAGTAGTTCATTATGATCCTGTTTATGTACTCCATGGCCACAGTGGCGGTGTTTGAGTCAGTACCGTCCACAATCACCTGTATCGATGAGGGGATTCCTTTCTTCAGGTTTTCTGAAAAACCTCTGTTTATCTGTATGGTTGCAATGACCTTTCCCCTTTCAAGAAGGTCCTGTATCTCGTCGGCTTGCTCTACATGGACTTTCACTGAAAAATATCCGGAGGATTCAATCCGCTGTACCAACTCCCGGCTTTCAAGGGACTTGTCCAGGTCATACACTGCTGTAGAGATGTTGGTTACGTCGGTAGTGGCAGCATAACCAAAGGCGAGCATCTGGATCACGGGTGTGATGAAAATAATGGCCAGCATCCTCCTGTCCCTGAAGACCTGAATAAACTCCTTGATGATCATCTCTTTTATCCGTAAAAGCATGGCTATTCAATCCTCTTTTTAAATTGTTTGTTGGCTATGGCAAAAACCACAAGGGCAAAAAGACCAAGAAGGGCTGTCTCGAAAAGCAGCATATTCAAAGCATTTCCCTTCAGGAAGATATCTTTCAGTATGCTCACAAAGTACCGTGCAGGGATGGCGTAGGTGATTAACTGGAGGGGCTTGGGCATGTTTGCAATGGTGTACATGAACCCGGAAAGCAGAAAGGCGGGAAGGAAGGTTGCCACCATGGCTATCTGGCTTGCTACCAGCTGGGACTTTGCAACTATAGATATAAGCATTCCGAGGCTGAGTCCGCCAAAGAGAAACAGGGATGAGAGCACTGCCAGCAGAAAGAGGCTCCCCCTCATGGGTACATCAAATAAAAATACGGCGAGAAGCACCGATATAAGCATATCAATGAAGCCGATCAGAAAATATGGTATGAGTTTCCCCAGTATAAACTCCTGTGTTTTTACGGGGGTTGAGATGAGCTGTTCCATGGTTCCCCTCTCCCATTCACGTGCAACAGTAAGAGAGGTGAGAAGGGCTGCAATAACAGACATTATCACCGCGATTAGACCTGGAATGATGAAGTTTCTTGACTTAAGTTCCTCATTGAACCAGACCCGCACACGTGTGTCTATAAGCGGGGGACTCTGTCTGAGGGAAATCCTTTTTGAAAAGAGCCCTGTCACACCGGATACATAGCCCAGCGCAATGGTTGCTGTATTTGAATCACTTCCATCAACTATGACCTGAAGCCCGGCCGGTCTCCCCTTTTTTATATCTTCAGAGAAGTCCTGAGGGATGGTTATAGCCACCAATGCCTCGCCCCTGTCAAGATATCCGTCAATCTCTCCCTGGCTGTGGACGCTGTCTATTATTGTGAAATAATCCGATTCGCCGAATTGTGCCACGAGTTCCCTGCTCAGCATACTCTTGTCCAGGTCGCAGACTACGGTTTCCAGGTTATTCACATCGAGAGTTATGGCATAGCCGAAGATAAACAGGAGCATCACGGGCATCAGAAAGGCCATGGCAAGACTCAGGGGGTCCCGCCGGATCTGTATCAGCTCTTTTTTTGCAATCGCTCTGATCCTGGAAACTTTCATCTCATGCGCTCTCTATCAGCGTCACGAATACGTCTTCAAGTGACGGCATGATTTTATCAACCCTGATTACTTTAATCCCTGCATTCCCGAGCTCTCTTTCGATCTCCGGAATTGCAGTCTCCACATCATCGACAACAGCGTGAAGCAGGCTCCCGAAGAGCGCGCTTTCAAAGCCGCTCCGGCTCAAAACCTCAAGTGCCTCAAATGTCCTGTCTGTCTCTATCTCAAGGACGTGCCGGCTCATGTACTGCACCTTCAATTCAGTAGGCGTCCCCTCGGCAATGATCTTTCCCCTGTAGATAAGGGCAAGCCTGTCACAGTACTCAGCCTCGTTCATGTAATGGGTGGTGACAAAGACCGTGGTGCCCCCCTTTGCCATGTCGTAGATGAGACTCCAGAAGTTTCTCCTTGATACAGGGTCAACCCCTGATGTCGGTTCATCGAGAAATATTACAGGAGGCTCATGGAGCAGGGCGCATCCCAGTGCGAGTCTCTGTTTGATTCCTCCCGGCAGGGTCTTTGTAATCACAGCCCGTCTCTCCTTAAGTCCGGACATCTCAAGCACCCACTCCCTGCGCTCTTTCTTGTTTTTTCCCGTGACCCCGTACATTCCGCTGAAAAACGTGATGTTTTCCTCTACCGAGAGGTCATCGTAGAGGGAAAATTTCTGTGACATGTAGCCTATGGTCTTCTTGATCTTTTCCGACTCCTTTATGATGTCAAAGCCTCCTACAGTGCCGTTGCCACCTGTAGGCAGCAGGAGTCCGCAGAGCATCTTTATTGTAGTGGACTTCCCTGCACCGTTTGGTCCCAGGAAGCCGTAAATCTCTCCCCTGCTCACGGCAAAACCTATGCTCTCCACTGCGGTGAAATCACCGAATGTCCGGGTGAGACCCTCCACCTTTACGGCTATCTTCTTTTCATTCATCACCAGCCACCATTGTTATGAATATATCTTCAAGGGTGGGGACAATATTCTTCTGACCCTTCATCACAATTCCTGCTGCCTGGAGCTCTTCCCCTATCGTCTCAGTCAGTTCCGGACGTTCAAGTGCGATATGGAGACTGTCGCCGTAAATGCTTATGTTTTTTACGCCCGGGACTGTCTTTAGCGTCTTCATGGCCTTTCTCAGGTCATCAGCCCTGAGGGCGATCATGGGATAACCGAAGGACTTCTTCATTGCCACCGGGTCGTCCTCTGCCAGAAGCCTTCCATTATGGATAAGCCCGACCCTGGTGCATCGTTCCGCCTCGTCAAGATAGGCTGTTGATACGAATATGGTGATCCCCTCTTTCAGCAGGTCATAAAGTATCTTCCAGAAATCCCTTCTGGATACGGGATCAACCCCGTTTGTTGGCTCATCAAGGAATAGTATCTCAGGGGTGTGGATTAAGGCGCAGGCAAGGCCGAGTTTCTGTTTCATGCCGCCGGATAGTTTTCCGGCAAGCCTTGCCTTAAAAGGTGTAAGGTTGCTGAAGCCAAGAAGCCTCTCAATCCTTTCAGGCCTTTCTTTCCGGGGCACATCGTACAAGTCTGCGTAAAAGATAATATTCTCTATCACAGTAAGATCCTCGTAGAGACCGAACCTTTGCGACATATATCCGATCTTTTCCTTGACCCTCTCGCTTTCGGTTATCACGGAATGCCCTGCCACCCAGGCCTGACCGGAATCCGGCTCCATAATCGCGGTAAGAAGCCTCATCAGTGTGGTCTTTCCCGAGCCGTCAGGTCCTACAAGACCGTATATCTCACCCCTCCTGATCTCCAGATCGAGGTTGTCAATGGCCCGGTACTCTCCAAAGGATTTCAGGAGATTTTCCGTTCTTATTGCCACAGCTTCGTTATTCAAGGAGAATCCTCACATCTGCGGGCATCCCGGGTTTCAGTTCATCATTTTCATTGTTCACACTGATCTCTACTCCAAAGACAAGTTTCACCCTCTCTTCTTCAGTCTGAACGTTCTTCGGGGTAAACTCTGCCTTTGATGATATCCGGGTGATGGTACCCTCATAAATCTTCCCGGGATAGGAATCCGTTGTGATTTCCGCTTTCTGCCCCAGCTTTACAAGCCCCAGTCTGTCTTCTTTTATATAGATCTTTATCCAGGGATTTTGGAGATCCCCTAACGTGTATACAGGACTTCCACCTCTAACCGTTTCCCCGGTCTCAACATATTTTCTCAGTATCACACCTGATACAGGAGCATAAATCATGCTCTCTTTCAATCTTTCTTCAGATGCCCTGAGTGCTGCTTCAGCCTGCTGCACCCTGATTTTCTGTGCCTGCAATACCTCCTTTCTCGGTCCCTCCATAACGAGGCTCAAGGTCTCCCTGGCATGCTGAAAGCGTGAGAGGGCCACCTGATAAGCCTTTTCAGAACCATCCATTTGCCTGGCGGATATAGCGCCATTTTCAAACAGGAACCGGTCTCTCTCATAATTATTTTTGGCATTGCTGAAGACTGCCTTGGCATAACCGACATCAGCCCTTGCCCTTTCAATCTCCTGTGGCCTGGCCCCTGCCCTGAGCTCCTCAAGCTTCACCAGGGCTTCGTTTAAACGAGCCTTATGCTCCTGTACTCTGCTTTCAAGCTCCGCCCTGTCAACCATTGCGAGCATTTGCCCCTTTTCCACTCTCTGTCCCTCATCAGTATAAAGCCCGGTAACTCTGCCCGGATGTTTAAACCCCAGGTCTGTTTCCGTAACCTCCACATTACCCGAAGCAATAATGACCGCTTTTCCGGGTTTATGCCCGCGCTGCATTGCCAGGTAGATGGCTGTTGCAGTAATTGCGATTACAAGACCTGCTATTAAAAGTCGTTTCTTCATTTCGAACCCTCCTCATTTCCATCCATGCCGATGGCCTTATCCAGAGCGGCGATTGCAATGTCTTTATCGTAAATACCCTGATAGTATTCAACCCTGGCTCTCAGGAGGGCAGTCTGTGCATCAAGAACATCAGTGTTTGTCCCTGTCCCTGCTTTGTATTTCAATTGTTCTATTCTCAGGATTTCCTCTGCGGTTTCGATTCCCTTTGACAGGACTTCCATCCTCTCCAGGGCATTCTCGATGCCCAGGTGAGCATCTTTTATTTCTCTGAGAATTTTGAGGCGTAAAGCCCGCTCTTGTTCTTTTATCTTCTCCGCTTCTTTCCGGGCTCTGTTAACCTGGGTCTTTATTACCCCACCGTCAAAAACCGGTATCGTTAGCCTGAGGGAAACATACCAATCTTCCCTGAAATCGAAATTGCTCCCGGCGTTTTCAGTATATTTACCATGGAGGCTGACAAGGGGATGCCTTTTACCTGACAGGAGCCTTACCCGCTCAGCAGCCATTCTCTCTTTTTTCAGGACGGCCTTGTAGTCGGGCCTGCAGGAAAAAGCCTTTTCCCGGCTTTCCGCAATGTCAGGATATGTCCTGTTCATTATTTCAGGGACAACGGAGATTTCCGTATCCACATCTTCAATCCCCATAAAACTCTTCAGCAATTCATAGGCACTTTCGATGTTGTGTTTCACGAGCAGGGCACTATGCCTTGCATGTGAAAGTCCGGTCTCGGTATTCAGGAGATCAATCCGGGGAACATTGCCTGCCTTCAGGAAAAGCTCTACGTCCTTTTTGTGAGCCTCAAGCTGGCTCACCCTCTTCTCACTTGCTTCGAGGATCTTCTCAAGCTCAAGAATCTTGTAATAAATGCTGGT contains:
- the dnaX gene encoding DNA polymerase III subunit gamma/tau; this encodes MSYIVLARKWRPDTFDELVGQKTISTILKNAISQERIAHAYLFSGPRGVGKTSAARILAKALNCAEGPTPQPCGKCEFCTSVADGHAVDVMEIDGASNNSVEDIRDLRERVKYAPSAGRYKIYIIDEVHMLSQSAFNALLKTLEEPPPHIVFVLATTASQKIPVTVLSRCQHLSFKRVSFTEMKEHIMHITSEEGIGISGQAVDMIVRAADGSMRDALTLLDQLSAFSAQITDTDVRDLLGVTDVDRIIKMTDALLGGDRKEIISLVDRLYDSGTDFRAFTREFLQFVRTLLISKITSSADDASLSDIEKDFIAKTLPSVTEEELTLLLSEAIKIETDVRNAFSPRIALEVGLIKVSLLSSLRPVGDIIKRIQGLEATSRPAPVSLPKASPEKLPEVLPEKLPEVSPDYRMDNTEVPALKVREVSEDGPVDEGMWDKVLSTLGEQDHILASKLKHAEPVVKAGKLILAFNGGHSIHSESVKKNLEGLKTVLRDSGDPLLGGVRGIDVVQRSKKKSENGRLLVTPEEEKVMKVFGGRIIDKRRTDV
- a CDS encoding ABC transporter permease, with the protein product MLLRIKEMIIKEFIQVFRDRRMLAIIFITPVIQMLAFGYAATTDVTNISTAVYDLDKSLESRELVQRIESSGYFSVKVHVEQADEIQDLLERGKVIATIQINRGFSENLKKGIPSSIQVIVDGTDSNTATVAMEYINRIIMNYSGDLSRNIETGTPTIDLRARAWYNPDLRSRNYNVPGVIAIVIMLTCLLLTSMAVVREWEIGTMEQLMVTPLRPIELMLGKTIPFAAIGFFDMLVVTTVAVFWFHIPIEGSLLWLALNTAVYLLSVLGMGLLISTISRTQQQAMMATFLFYIPAVLLSGFMFPIENMPQVIQYGTYINPLRYFLVIIRGIFLKGSGMDILWPQTLSLFLLSIGVVTLSSLRFKKRIQ
- the recR gene encoding recombination mediator RecR, which codes for MRGIIENLTEELTRLPGIGRRTAQRLAYFILSMPEKDARAIAGAIIDVKEKARFCRECFNITDEELCTICRDESRERESLCVVEEPSNIAVIERTNFFRGRYHVLLGSLSPIDGITPERLKLKELKERIENSGVQEVIIATNPNTRGEMTARYIKELLAPYNVKVTRIAYGLPMGGDIEYADEVTLGKALEGRRELL
- a CDS encoding ABC transporter ATP-binding protein, producing the protein MNEKKIAVKVEGLTRTFGDFTAVESIGFAVSRGEIYGFLGPNGAGKSTTIKMLCGLLLPTGGNGTVGGFDIIKESEKIKKTIGYMSQKFSLYDDLSVEENITFFSGMYGVTGKNKKERREWVLEMSGLKERRAVITKTLPGGIKQRLALGCALLHEPPVIFLDEPTSGVDPVSRRNFWSLIYDMAKGGTTVFVTTHYMNEAEYCDRLALIYRGKIIAEGTPTELKVQYMSRHVLEIETDRTFEALEVLSRSGFESALFGSLLHAVVDDVETAIPEIERELGNAGIKVIRVDKIMPSLEDVFVTLIESA
- a CDS encoding ABC transporter ATP-binding protein, yielding MNNEAVAIRTENLLKSFGEYRAIDNLDLEIRRGEIYGLVGPDGSGKTTLMRLLTAIMEPDSGQAWVAGHSVITESERVKEKIGYMSQRFGLYEDLTVIENIIFYADLYDVPRKERPERIERLLGFSNLTPFKARLAGKLSGGMKQKLGLACALIHTPEILFLDEPTNGVDPVSRRDFWKILYDLLKEGITIFVSTAYLDEAERCTRVGLIHNGRLLAEDDPVAMKKSFGYPMIALRADDLRKAMKTLKTVPGVKNISIYGDSLHIALERPELTETIGEELQAAGIVMKGQKNIVPTLEDIFITMVAGDE
- a CDS encoding YbaB/EbfC family nucleoid-associated protein codes for the protein MSKKMLGDIMKQAQKLQAEMAKVQEEAKSKTVEAAAGGGMVTAVANGAGEIVSIKIDREVVNPDDVEMLEDLIVAASNEALRRAQEMVQSEMSRLTGGLKLPGMGGLGDLFGK
- a CDS encoding TolC family protein is translated as MKEIIMLLTCAVFAGNLASGHLAYGEMRKESYTLSEAVQYALENNPRLAALQMDIEIEDYSIDEAKGGRFPRVDFIGNTIRSRYDRPVLPITGSPMEGGFPEFDNPTYEVGVSFNFPVYMGGRLKRQVRIAEISKSIVEDAFALGRQELIFNVTSIYYKILELEKILEASEKRVSQLEAHKKDVELFLKAGNVPRIDLLNTETGLSHARHSALLVKHNIESAYELLKSFMGIEDVDTEISVVPEIMNRTYPDIAESREKAFSCRPDYKAVLKKERMAAERVRLLSGKRHPLVSLHGKYTENAGSNFDFREDWYVSLRLTIPVFDGGVIKTQVNRARKEAEKIKEQERALRLKILREIKDAHLGIENALERMEVLSKGIETAEEILRIEQLKYKAGTGTNTDVLDAQTALLRARVEYYQGIYDKDIAIAALDKAIGMDGNEEGSK
- a CDS encoding efflux RND transporter periplasmic adaptor subunit — encoded protein: MKKRLLIAGLVIAITATAIYLAMQRGHKPGKAVIIASGNVEVTETDLGFKHPGRVTGLYTDEGQRVEKGQMLAMVDRAELESRVQEHKARLNEALVKLEELRAGARPQEIERARADVGYAKAVFSNAKNNYERDRFLFENGAISARQMDGSEKAYQVALSRFQHARETLSLVMEGPRKEVLQAQKIRVQQAEAALRASEERLKESMIYAPVSGVILRKYVETGETVRGGSPVYTLGDLQNPWIKIYIKEDRLGLVKLGQKAEITTDSYPGKIYEGTITRISSKAEFTPKNVQTEEERVKLVFGVEISVNNENDELKPGMPADVRILLE
- a CDS encoding ABC transporter permease yields the protein MKVSRIRAIAKKELIQIRRDPLSLAMAFLMPVMLLFIFGYAITLDVNNLETVVCDLDKSMLSRELVAQFGESDYFTIIDSVHSQGEIDGYLDRGEALVAITIPQDFSEDIKKGRPAGLQVIVDGSDSNTATIALGYVSGVTGLFSKRISLRQSPPLIDTRVRVWFNEELKSRNFIIPGLIAVIMSVIAALLTSLTVAREWERGTMEQLISTPVKTQEFILGKLIPYFLIGFIDMLISVLLAVFLFDVPMRGSLFLLAVLSSLFLFGGLSLGMLISIVAKSQLVASQIAMVATFLPAFLLSGFMYTIANMPKPLQLITYAIPARYFVSILKDIFLKGNALNMLLFETALLGLFALVVFAIANKQFKKRIE
- a CDS encoding helix-turn-helix domain-containing protein yields the protein PHDYFSFKTLREARDTFERDFILKKLQENNWNISRTAEVLQIERSNLHRKIKAFGLSQ